A window of Belonocnema kinseyi isolate 2016_QV_RU_SX_M_011 chromosome 9, B_treatae_v1, whole genome shotgun sequence contains these coding sequences:
- the LOC117179431 gene encoding uncharacterized protein LOC117179431 isoform X3: protein MPYILVRGNLASYGHRYPWRVLVSGLKAADIEQLSRFDSGGYCDDSTIVYLQHPCVILTALEVLGYKVVASSSTSVKQDYNEYMWTMRKDFAEPEPETVAVIKAELKDHEV from the exons ATGCCATACATTCTGGTACGTGGTAACCTTGCATCCTATGGTCATAGGTATCCTTGGAGAGTTCTAGTATCTGGCCTCAAAG CTGCAGATATAGAACAGTTGAGCCGTTTTGATTCTGGGGGATACTGTGACGACTCAACGATAGTTTATTTGCAGCATCCCTGTGTTATTTTAACAGCGTTGGAAGTTCTTGGATATAAAGTTGTTGCGTCTTCGAGTACTAGTGTAAAACAGGACTACAATGAATATATGTGGACTATGAGAAAGGATTTTGCGGAACCTGAACCTGAAACTGTAGCTGTTATAAAGGCCG
- the LOC117179430 gene encoding uncharacterized protein LOC117179430 isoform X1 produces MMVKKRGIVWNYFEKKVDGTQVIAFCKFCDQSYTQNATRMEKHLERCPKCPDDIRLQFMQVGATKRSKARLLGDTMDAWVKQDGSIEGNITETEIEELENWEYRTQTYADEGSTSAPQTVELIMQGDQSWVGRETELESAEHEETVTKTEWIASQSNTESADALIIVHQTANNSENRSLAAPQEQAPRSVPRKIYYPRRVSQWPLITQRAAPSHSPLQSKIYQEQLLEKRALRRVAELELRRKTLEFERFQWEYERDKAQSDLKWAHENRMMQLKEERERQLIEQGRARLCTTMSNS; encoded by the exons ATGATGGTGAAGAAGCGCGGAATAGTTTGGAACTATTTCGAGAAGAAAGTAGACGGCACACAAGTGATAGCTTTCTGCAAATTCTGTGATCAGTCCTACACACAGAATGCAACCCGAATGGAGAAACACTTGGAACGCTGTCCGAAATGCCCGGACGACATAAGGTTGCAGTTCATGCAAGTGGGTGCAACCAAAAGGTCCAAAGCCAGACTTCTGGGAGACACCATGGACGCCTGGGTGAAACAAGACGGTTCAATCGAAGGTAATATTACCGAAACCGAAATtgaagaattagaaaattgggaATACAGAACTCAGACTTATGCAGATGAAGGTTCGACTAGTGCTCCACAAACCGTTGAACTGATCATGCAGGGCGATCAGTCCTGGGTCGGCCGTGAAACGGAATTAGAAAGTGCAGAGCATGAAGAAACTGTAACGAAAACCGAGTGGATCGCTAGTCAGAGCAATACGGAATCAGctg aTGCCCTGATAATCGTGCACCAAACTGCAAATAATTCTGAAAACCGTTCCTTAGCTGCTCCACAAGAACAAGCCCCAAGATCTGTACCGAGAAAAATTTACTATCCGAGGAGAGTTTCACAGTGGCCTTTGATTACTCAACGTGCAGCTCCGTCTCATTCGCCTCTGCAAAGCAAGATTTACCAGGAACAACTTTTGGAAAAACGCGCCCTAAGACGAGTGGCTGAGCTCGAATTGCGCCGCAAGACTTTGGAATTCGAAAGATTCCAGTGGGAATATGAGAGGGATAAGGCTCAAAGCGATTTGAAATGGGCTCATGAAAATCGTATGATGCAACTGAAGGAAGAACGTGAAAGACAATTGATTGAACAAGGTCGTGCCAGACTTTGCACGACTATGAGTAATTCCTAA
- the LOC117179430 gene encoding uncharacterized protein LOC117179430 isoform X2: MMVKKRGIVWNYFEKKVDGTQVIAFCKFCDQSYTQNATRMEKHLERCPKCPDDIRLQFMQVGATKRSKARLLGDTMDAWVKQDGSIEGNITETEIEELENWEYRTQTYADEGSTSAPQTVELIMQGDQSWVGRETELESAEHEETVTKTEWIASQSNTESAAAPQEQAPRSVPRKIYYPRRVSQWPLITQRAAPSHSPLQSKIYQEQLLEKRALRRVAELELRRKTLEFERFQWEYERDKAQSDLKWAHENRMMQLKEERERQLIEQGRARLCTTMSNS, encoded by the exons ATGATGGTGAAGAAGCGCGGAATAGTTTGGAACTATTTCGAGAAGAAAGTAGACGGCACACAAGTGATAGCTTTCTGCAAATTCTGTGATCAGTCCTACACACAGAATGCAACCCGAATGGAGAAACACTTGGAACGCTGTCCGAAATGCCCGGACGACATAAGGTTGCAGTTCATGCAAGTGGGTGCAACCAAAAGGTCCAAAGCCAGACTTCTGGGAGACACCATGGACGCCTGGGTGAAACAAGACGGTTCAATCGAAGGTAATATTACCGAAACCGAAATtgaagaattagaaaattgggaATACAGAACTCAGACTTATGCAGATGAAGGTTCGACTAGTGCTCCACAAACCGTTGAACTGATCATGCAGGGCGATCAGTCCTGGGTCGGCCGTGAAACGGAATTAGAAAGTGCAGAGCATGAAGAAACTGTAACGAAAACCGAGTGGATCGCTAGTCAGAGCAATACGGAATCAGctg CTGCTCCACAAGAACAAGCCCCAAGATCTGTACCGAGAAAAATTTACTATCCGAGGAGAGTTTCACAGTGGCCTTTGATTACTCAACGTGCAGCTCCGTCTCATTCGCCTCTGCAAAGCAAGATTTACCAGGAACAACTTTTGGAAAAACGCGCCCTAAGACGAGTGGCTGAGCTCGAATTGCGCCGCAAGACTTTGGAATTCGAAAGATTCCAGTGGGAATATGAGAGGGATAAGGCTCAAAGCGATTTGAAATGGGCTCATGAAAATCGTATGATGCAACTGAAGGAAGAACGTGAAAGACAATTGATTGAACAAGGTCGTGCCAGACTTTGCACGACTATGAGTAATTCCTAA
- the LOC117179430 gene encoding uncharacterized protein LOC117179430 isoform X3 → MMVKKRGIVWNYFEKKVDGTQVIAFCKFCDQSYTQNATRMEKHLERCPKCPDDIRLQFMQVGATKRSKARLLGDTMDAWVKQDGSIEDEGSTSAPQTVELIMQGDQSWVGRETELESAEHEETVTKTEWIASQSNTESADALIIVHQTANNSENRSLAAPQEQAPRSVPRKIYYPRRVSQWPLITQRAAPSHSPLQSKIYQEQLLEKRALRRVAELELRRKTLEFERFQWEYERDKAQSDLKWAHENRMMQLKEERERQLIEQGRARLCTTMSNS, encoded by the exons ATGATGGTGAAGAAGCGCGGAATAGTTTGGAACTATTTCGAGAAGAAAGTAGACGGCACACAAGTGATAGCTTTCTGCAAATTCTGTGATCAGTCCTACACACAGAATGCAACCCGAATGGAGAAACACTTGGAACGCTGTCCGAAATGCCCGGACGACATAAGGTTGCAGTTCATGCAAGTGGGTGCAACCAAAAGGTCCAAAGCCAGACTTCTGGGAGACACCATGGACGCCTGGGTGAAACAAGACGGTTCAATCGAAG ATGAAGGTTCGACTAGTGCTCCACAAACCGTTGAACTGATCATGCAGGGCGATCAGTCCTGGGTCGGCCGTGAAACGGAATTAGAAAGTGCAGAGCATGAAGAAACTGTAACGAAAACCGAGTGGATCGCTAGTCAGAGCAATACGGAATCAGctg aTGCCCTGATAATCGTGCACCAAACTGCAAATAATTCTGAAAACCGTTCCTTAGCTGCTCCACAAGAACAAGCCCCAAGATCTGTACCGAGAAAAATTTACTATCCGAGGAGAGTTTCACAGTGGCCTTTGATTACTCAACGTGCAGCTCCGTCTCATTCGCCTCTGCAAAGCAAGATTTACCAGGAACAACTTTTGGAAAAACGCGCCCTAAGACGAGTGGCTGAGCTCGAATTGCGCCGCAAGACTTTGGAATTCGAAAGATTCCAGTGGGAATATGAGAGGGATAAGGCTCAAAGCGATTTGAAATGGGCTCATGAAAATCGTATGATGCAACTGAAGGAAGAACGTGAAAGACAATTGATTGAACAAGGTCGTGCCAGACTTTGCACGACTATGAGTAATTCCTAA